From a region of the Drosophila ananassae strain 14024-0371.13 chromosome XL, ASM1763931v2, whole genome shotgun sequence genome:
- the LOC6504068 gene encoding protein TIS11 translates to MSATIVQKSTATVGNSRYFECGDIFQTVASDRDHQQQQQQPPVEHVLVSSSMEQQQQQQQHPHRLHGPLTRTISQPAQRHQQLHQQQQQQQQQQQQQQPPVASLVTIIESLGSMNLHRKLERTQSEPLPQQPMNTSRYKTELCRPFEEAGECKYGEKCQFAHGFHELRNLQRHPKYKTEYCRTFHSVGFCPYGPRCHFVHNADEARAQQQAAQAAAKSSSTQSSQSQSQSQSQSQSQNVSQQQQSTTSVQQQQTSFPSKGSQATNILNSNNSNNNNSNQFFLPLSPPLSMSTGSDRESPTGSLSLSPTNSLTNFPFHDALHQNGGYLAGLMGQGGNAGGGGGSGGGAGNSSSASSTSSSSGLGLGLGMGMGMSSMGMGMGLSLGMVGGGGPNTPPESPNVPISPVHTPPPYDLVGGHHTGKQLLQKSVSTPPQQQQQQQVQPMQQEETPRLPVFNRLSSAVEAYQSNLGL, encoded by the exons GTGGCGAGTGATCGCGatcatcagcaacagcaacagcagccgccAGTGGAGCACGTCCTGGTCAGCAGCAGcatggagcagcagcagcaacaacaacaacacccaCACCGCCTGCACGGTCCTCTCACTCGCACCATTTCACAGCCGGCTCAGCGCCATCAGCAGCTccatcaacagcaacaacaacaacaacagcagcagcaacagcagcaacctCCTGTGGCATCTCTGGTGACCATCATCGAGAGCCTGGGAAGCATGAATCTGCACCGCAAGCTGGAGAGGACACAGTCGGAGCCACTGCCACAGCAGCCCATGAACACTTCCAG ATACAAGACGGAGCTGTGTCGCCCCTTCGAGGAGGCAGGTGAGTGCAAGTACGGGGAGAAGTGCCAGTTCGCCCACGGATTCCATGAGCTGCGCAACCTGCAGCGGCACCCCAAGTACAAGACCGAGTACTGTCGCACCTTCCACAGTGTCGGCTTCTGTCCGTACGGACCGCGTTGCCACTTTGTGCACAATGCGGACGAGGCGCGTGCCCAGCAGCAGGCGGCCCAGGCGGCGGCCAAGTCGTCCTCCACTCAGTCGTcgcagtcccagtcccagtcgcagtcgcagtcccagtcccagaaTGTCTCCCAACAGCAACAGTCCACCACATccgtgcagcagcagcagactAGCTTCCCCTCCAAGGGCAGCCAGGCCACAAATATCCTGAACAGCAACAactccaacaacaacaacagcaatcaGTTCTTCTTGCCACTGAGTCCGCCGCTGTCGATGAGCACCGGCTCGGACCGGGAGTCGCCCACCGGATCTCTGTCGCTCAGCCCCACCAACTCGCTGACCAACTTCCCCTTCCACGATGCCCTGCATCAGAACGGCGGCTATCTGGCGGGACTGATGGGCCAGGGCGGCAATgcaggcggcggcggcggtagCGGCGGTGGTGCCGGTAACAGTTCCTCGGCCTCATCGACCTCGTCCTCGTCGGGATTGGGTCTGGGCctgggcatgggcatgggaATGAGCAgcatgggcatgggcatgggccTGAGCCTGGGcatggtgggtggtggtggacCGAACACCCCGCCGGAGAGCCCCAATGTACCCATATCCCCGGTGCACACACCGCCTCCCTACGACCTGGTTGGCGGACATCATACCGGGAAGCAGTTGCTCCAGAAGAGCGTCAGCACGCcgccccagcagcagcagcagcagcaggtgcaGCCGATGCAGCAGGAGGAGACGCCACGACTGCCGGTCTTCAATCGGCTGAGCTCCGCCGTGGAGGCGTATCAGTCCAACTTGGGTCTCTAA
- the LOC6504069 gene encoding uncharacterized protein LOC6504069, which translates to MFTNWLTGSSSSSSSSSRSSIAAAGGSGGGGGAAPGGSASALVMSSPPDVILEVGPAPSSSVRFVAHSLVLGMHSGYLRSAIRLDEAAVVATAAGNSSSSATTTTPTGELLLYLSNVTADQFAPLLTYMYTGYLDLTVDNIFAVLLATHVLHMPRALEICRSFLARAQTEGYLNGNPPAAQLCPVAPAPTNAKVIRPIPSKATLPNYGFLPLPQAAAITPHPPPPPPPPPNPSALCTFGGAPVPGATLQLEEPLSLASHGSNYMQDAEEEEEEDKDEDVEVFIDSNTVTDNEAEPEPDVDMDCNVSVVSSLAGSSAGSLNIERLDVKPPSPAAPPPPPVVITKATPPKPQKVPTHKKDKSRGRNSSNRNRKSTNGLQVARAPVPAAQLEMGATSSTTSSTSKFIIDVASCDGPVRFRRILNTAYGHKPEDLNGGVAGHGAGSGNGNGSGSGLEQHRSQQSVSYSFHQQMARAISSQQRQMSQQQLEESENSGDGSSATATGATSATKHTSNRQQQKGNTNATSTGSSSSTSSSSATTAGNHHQELYVCVYCKHTFKSQYCYQKHAKRHLNPLSLTSATTATAATTTTDKKLLLAVTEPLTEMEANSITASGGGGPGTGGNNPSGGTSGGATPGGGGGGGAGALLRREVRPLDMNVQYYPCKTCGSKFPSYYFVHKHRKMCHAEEIEAAAAAAAATSNTSTTNNSGSSNSSHGSSTTNSHSKREPAGGSVTVAMETGEDQQQQP; encoded by the exons ATGTTCACTAATTGGCTAACtggcagcagtagcagcagcagttcCTCCAGTCGCTCCTCAATAGCAGCTGCCGGCGGCAGTGGtggcggaggaggagctgccccGGGAGGTAGTGCCTCCGCTTTGGTGATGAGTTCACCCCCGGATGTGATCCTGGAAGTGGGTCCTGCCCCCAGTAGTAGTGTTCGGTTTGTGGCCCATTCCCTAGTCCTGGGAATGCACAGTGGCTACCTGAGATCCGCCATTCGGTTGGACGAGGCAGCTGTGGTGGCGACGGCGGCGGGAAACTCCAGTTCatccgccaccaccaccaccccgaCGGGGGAGCTGCTGCTCTATCTGAGCAATGTTACGGCGGATCAGTTTGCTCCGCTACTGACGTACATGTATACGGGATACCTCGACCTGACCGTCGACAACATCTTTGCAGTGCTCCTGGCCACCCATGTCCTGCACATGCCCAGGGCCTTGGAGATCTGTCG GTCCTTCCTGGCTCGTGCCCAGACCGAGGGCTATTTGAATGGGAATCCCCCGGCCGCCCAGCTCTGTCCCGTGGCCCCTGCCCCCACTAACGCCAAGGTCATCCGTCCGATCCCCAGCAAGGCCACCTTGCCCAACTACGGcttcctgcccctgccccagGCAGCTGCCATTACTCCGCAtcccccaccaccaccaccaccgccaccgAATCCTTCGGCACTATGCACTTTTGGAGGAGCTCCTGTTCCGGGCGCCACTCTGCAGCTGGAGGAGCCACTCTCCCTGGCATCCCATGGCAGTAACTACATGCAGGAcgccgaggaggaggaggaggaggacaagGACGAGGACGTGGAGGTCTTCATCGATAGCAACACGGTGACGGATAACGAGGCGGAGCCAGAGCCGGACGTGGACATGGACTGCAATGTGTCCGTGGTGAGTTCGTTGGCCGGGAGCAGTGCCGGAAGTCTCAACATCGAGCGCCTGGATGTGAAGCCACCGAGTCCGGCCGCACCGCCACCACCTCCGGTGGTCATCACCAAAGCCACACCACCAAAGCCACAAAAGGTGCCGACCCACAAAAAGGACAAATCCCGGGGCAGGAACTCCTCCAACCGGAATAGGAAGTCCACCAATGGCCTCCAGGTAGCCAGGGCTCCGGTGCCGGCGGCCCAATTGGAAATGGGAGCCACCAGCAGCACGACCAGCTCCACCTCCAAGTTCATCATCGACGTGGCCAGCTGCGATGGACCCGTACGCTTCCGTCGAATCTTAAATACCGCCTACGGCCACAAGCCAGAGGACTTGAACGGAGGAGTAGCAGGCCATGGTGCCGGCTCTGGCAATGGGAATGGGAGTGGCAGTGGCTTGGAGCAACATCGAAGCCAGCAGAGTGTCAGCTATTCGTTTCATCAGCAAATGGCCAGGGCCATCAGCAGCCAGCAGAGGCAGATGAGCCAGCAGCAGCTGGAGGAGAGCGAGAACAGTGGAGATGGTAGTAGTGCCACTGCCACAGGTGCTACTAGTGCCACTAAGCACACATCGAACAGGCAACAACAGAAAGGCAACACGAATGCAACATCAACTGGTAGCTCCTCCTCgacatcctcctcctccgcgaCGACGGCGGGCAACCATCACCAGGAGCTGTATGTGTGCGTCTATTGCAAGCACACTTTTAAATCTCAGTACTGCTATCAGAAGCACGCCAAACGCCATTTGAATCCATTGAGTCTGACCAGTGCCACCACTGCCACGGCTGCCACCACAACAACGGATAAAAAGTTGCTTCTGGCGGTGACAGAACCTCTGACCGAAATGGAAGCCAATTCAATAACAGCATCGGGTGGCGGTGGTCCAGGCACTGGTGGAAACAATCCCTCCGGAGGCACTAGTGGAGGTGCTACTCctggcggaggaggaggaggaggagctggagcCCTGCTTAGGAGGGAGGTGCGTCCCTTGGACATGAATGTCCAGTATTATCCTTGCAAAACATGCGGCAGCAAGTTCCCCAGCTACTATTTCGTCCACAAGCATCGCAAAATGTGCCATGCCGAGGAAATCgaggcggcagcagcagcagcagcggccaCTAGCAACACTAGCACCACCAACAACTCCGGCAGCAGCAACTCCAGTCAcggcagcagcaccaccaacaGCCATTCGAAGAGGGAGCCAGCGGGTGGCagtgtcacggtcgccatggaAACCGGAGAAgatcaacagcagcagccttAA